From Enterococcus wangshanyuanii, the proteins below share one genomic window:
- a CDS encoding pectate lyase-like adhesive domain-containing protein — translation MKIGKKSYFILAFVLLVGILSSFMLNNISPMKASEEKYSIVTGIADKDGKIPVTIKIAEPLDETLTLSYEGVTGFSAADMLEGTSSTSVDAIKIVDTEDSSEKVITTQKDSNSIEINFSVEKSSPDVEPKMTLLDNKKAVLASVKIDFPETASTPTMRSALAEPAQYLTGNYPGDNGEAGPTTQEMEAANQAANTAIGFNPEVNVANVSTWEQLRTAYNDGTVTKIVLTADISNTANQAMNNRRTSIEIDGQGHTLHLNARSFEINSPTDGIGFFHIHDMLAQQNLNNGLSSAGRYAFVNGSSGTASVAGWTFRTGNITTEPVNGNRVGRFIRAYQSMVQTYGYMNLTTTEENYYAGGMIIEDKTQWRGTVTYANYSAVWFVENSTNSASTSKSMEFTVGKDALVSLKNETTGTSYPAVFSHYRAMTIGEGSIYNSNMAGNSVRFDDAGSSLTVKKDATINLLSRGTGSVMQFSADNTAFNLEPGGSVYIVGSTTSPIVDITGGSNRTFTMNSPKGFDIRNKNTGTTSNSPAVSTTNVATNVLTINDSDIDLWTLRSELMGPSQQTYAKVEKFSAKANGGAANVTTTEPGLATFVATQYRRIAGMNTNPEIEWVPVTDADKTYKARVKIGMTPTDNFDEDGNVILQPVYAGAGQAQVTYTDTFGDTHVVPTDANGYASFTDTKFNITGKDIKAHAVRGPWISDTDPVTTVLDVTPPEPAVVTGDKVTNGMKQLIGKDAEPKAKIYLDINGVRQSTVGLVNDDGTWTYNLPHYLEKGDVIQIFLEDNAAKITETLDPAAPSTNTDTGNINPAADMTYRDATFKAATKYTVEDVLPDKPTMEKTVVSSGGATTQVGDTLTYTLTAKNNKEASYTTLWKNILVTDALPAGLDFDPATAEIKIDGVAAETPNDYSYDPDSRELKVKLGDLATGDSSVITFKATVASSAVGTVISNTATVVGDSPRETPFVEGPNDPDATHETYTATSQKADSPGGTVFGVLELASAPTEIDFGSAKYQGKTTRINSAQHHGADLVVKDSRANKKGWTLTAKLTTPMTSTNPDVPAYTLDGALKYVYNNNEITLNGGAQDIMIQDANASTAETTYNISDTWSASGDGFKFETAAQDVKALGTYQGEILWELGDTP, via the coding sequence ATGAAAATCGGAAAAAAGTCTTACTTTATCTTAGCGTTTGTATTATTGGTGGGTATTTTATCCTCGTTTATGCTGAATAACATTTCACCAATGAAAGCATCTGAGGAAAAATATTCTATTGTGACTGGTATTGCAGATAAGGATGGGAAAATTCCTGTAACAATAAAAATAGCTGAGCCGTTGGATGAAACACTAACTCTTTCTTATGAAGGAGTGACTGGATTTTCGGCAGCTGACATGTTAGAGGGAACTTCTTCAACTTCAGTAGATGCAATAAAAATCGTAGACACTGAAGATTCCTCAGAAAAAGTAATTACAACTCAGAAAGATAGTAATTCTATAGAAATCAATTTTTCTGTAGAAAAATCATCGCCTGATGTAGAGCCAAAAATGACTTTGTTAGATAATAAAAAAGCAGTATTGGCTTCTGTTAAAATTGATTTTCCTGAAACTGCTTCAACACCAACAATGAGAAGTGCTTTGGCAGAACCGGCACAATATCTAACGGGAAACTATCCTGGAGATAATGGCGAAGCTGGACCAACAACTCAAGAGATGGAAGCGGCGAATCAAGCAGCAAATACAGCAATAGGATTTAATCCGGAAGTAAATGTAGCAAATGTTAGTACATGGGAGCAGCTACGAACAGCTTATAATGATGGAACAGTAACTAAAATTGTTTTAACAGCAGATATTTCTAATACTGCAAACCAAGCAATGAATAACAGACGAACATCAATTGAAATCGATGGTCAAGGTCATACCTTGCACCTCAATGCTCGTAGTTTTGAAATCAATAGTCCAACCGATGGTATTGGATTCTTCCATATTCATGATATGCTAGCACAACAAAATTTGAACAATGGATTGTCATCTGCTGGAAGATATGCTTTTGTTAATGGGAGTAGTGGAACAGCGAGTGTTGCTGGCTGGACATTCAGAACTGGAAATATCACGACAGAACCAGTTAACGGAAATCGTGTCGGACGTTTCATTCGTGCTTATCAGTCAATGGTACAAACCTATGGCTATATGAACTTAACAACGACGGAAGAAAATTATTATGCTGGTGGTATGATCATTGAAGATAAAACACAGTGGCGTGGTACCGTAACTTATGCGAACTACTCTGCAGTTTGGTTTGTAGAGAACTCAACAAATAGTGCTTCTACAAGTAAAAGTATGGAATTTACCGTAGGGAAAGATGCATTAGTTTCATTGAAGAATGAAACAACTGGTACTAGTTATCCAGCAGTCTTTTCTCACTATCGTGCGATGACTATTGGAGAAGGATCAATTTATAACTCGAATATGGCAGGAAACTCGGTAAGATTTGATGATGCAGGTTCTTCGTTAACGGTGAAAAAAGATGCAACGATCAATCTTTTGAGTCGGGGAACAGGATCAGTTATGCAGTTTTCTGCAGATAATACAGCATTTAATTTAGAACCTGGTGGAAGTGTTTATATTGTTGGTTCAACAACAAGTCCAATTGTTGATATAACAGGCGGATCAAATAGAACCTTTACAATGAACTCACCTAAAGGATTCGATATTCGGAATAAAAATACTGGAACTACAAGTAACAGTCCAGCGGTTTCGACGACTAATGTCGCTACGAATGTTTTAACGATCAATGATTCTGATATTGATTTGTGGACGTTAAGGTCTGAGTTGATGGGACCATCACAGCAAACCTATGCAAAAGTTGAAAAATTCTCAGCTAAAGCAAATGGGGGAGCGGCTAATGTCACAACAACAGAACCTGGCTTAGCAACATTTGTTGCAACACAGTATCGACGAATCGCCGGTATGAATACCAACCCAGAAATTGAGTGGGTACCTGTAACGGATGCTGATAAAACGTACAAAGCTAGAGTGAAAATCGGGATGACACCGACAGATAATTTCGATGAAGATGGAAATGTTATCTTACAGCCTGTCTATGCTGGTGCTGGCCAAGCTCAAGTCACATATACAGATACGTTTGGTGACACCCATGTTGTTCCAACTGATGCAAATGGTTATGCGTCATTCACAGATACTAAGTTTAATATTACTGGTAAAGATATCAAAGCTCATGCTGTTAGAGGTCCTTGGATTTCTGATACAGATCCAGTAACAACAGTATTAGATGTTACGCCTCCAGAACCAGCAGTTGTAACTGGTGATAAAGTTACAAACGGAATGAAACAATTGATTGGTAAAGATGCGGAACCAAAAGCAAAAATTTATCTTGATATCAATGGTGTCCGTCAATCAACAGTGGGTCTTGTAAATGATGATGGTACCTGGACGTACAATCTCCCCCATTATTTAGAAAAAGGCGATGTAATCCAAATTTTCTTAGAAGACAATGCAGCTAAGATCACTGAAACACTTGATCCAGCAGCACCTTCTACGAATACTGATACAGGTAATATCAATCCGGCAGCGGATATGACTTACCGTGATGCAACGTTTAAAGCGGCAACCAAGTATACAGTAGAAGATGTTCTTCCTGACAAGCCAACCATGGAAAAAACAGTTGTTTCTTCCGGTGGAGCAACGACGCAAGTTGGCGATACACTGACTTATACATTGACGGCTAAAAACAATAAAGAAGCATCGTACACGACACTTTGGAAAAATATACTTGTAACAGACGCATTACCTGCTGGGTTAGATTTTGATCCGGCAACAGCTGAAATCAAGATTGATGGAGTAGCTGCTGAAACACCGAATGATTACTCTTATGATCCAGATTCAAGAGAGTTGAAAGTCAAATTAGGTGATTTAGCTACTGGAGATTCTTCAGTTATCACATTTAAAGCAACTGTTGCTTCATCAGCAGTTGGAACAGTGATCAGCAATACTGCAACGGTAGTCGGTGACTCACCAAGAGAAACGCCATTTGTTGAAGGTCCAAATGATCCGGATGCTACACATGAAACCTATACAGCTACTTCTCAAAAAGCGGATAGCCCTGGTGGGACAGTCTTTGGTGTTCTTGAATTGGCTTCTGCACCAACAGAAATCGATTTTGGAAGTGCGAAGTATCAAGGGAAAACAACGAGAATCAATTCAGCTCAGCATCATGGAGCAGATTTAGTTGTTAAGGATAGCCGGGCAAACAAAAAAGGCTGGACATTGACAGCTAAATTAACAACACCGATGACAAGTACAAATCCAGACGTTCCAGCTTACACATTGGATGGCGCTTTGAAGTATGTC
- a CDS encoding winged helix family transcriptional regulator translates to MYDIGFVSFNELDKENYIESLRNTQLYVSLISKDEAAENANKYDGIIIEENHSQNIGMICELIILIKKESNPFIWIVSNRKNNMNHIVYLQLGADGILDEELDFEVSKLFLTNTLNRSKNKDGANIGRKEQAAKSANGFDFQLRPCNYSVVLNGIEINLTKLEFKAIEFLQTQQGIAVSYEEIYKNVWENEGNDKQYRVSNLIFHLRQKIETDAARPVYIKTVRSKGYKLAL, encoded by the coding sequence ATGTATGACATAGGATTTGTTTCATTTAATGAGCTCGATAAAGAGAACTACATAGAATCATTAAGAAATACTCAATTATATGTAAGCTTGATTTCAAAAGATGAAGCAGCTGAGAATGCGAATAAGTATGACGGCATTATCATTGAAGAAAACCATTCGCAAAATATTGGTATGATTTGCGAATTGATCATCTTAATAAAAAAGGAAAGTAATCCATTTATTTGGATCGTTTCTAATAGAAAGAACAATATGAATCATATCGTATATCTTCAGCTTGGAGCAGACGGAATACTGGATGAAGAGCTTGATTTTGAAGTTAGCAAGCTTTTCTTGACGAATACATTGAATCGTTCCAAGAACAAAGATGGAGCGAACATAGGTAGGAAAGAACAGGCAGCAAAATCAGCAAACGGTTTTGATTTTCAGTTACGACCATGTAACTATAGTGTTGTATTGAATGGAATAGAAATCAATCTGACAAAGCTGGAGTTTAAGGCAATTGAATTTTTACAAACACAGCAGGGAATTGCTGTATCTTATGAAGAAATTTATAAAAATGTTTGGGAAAATGAAGGGAACGATAAACAATATCGTGTGTCGAATCTGATTTTTCATTTAAGGCAGAAAATCGAAACAGATGCTGCTCGCCCTGTGTATATTAAGACAGTTCGCTCAAAAGGCTACAAATTAGCCCTATAA
- a CDS encoding DUF1003 domain-containing protein: MTRHTHEKQTEVNEMQLKNVEEEIRQFILKQRPDLTEDANIPFPELLNYRLDYMKIMIKSDSMVMEKLNETIVQNIKNNETISNNLNTTLEKNLTIGQKTADAIAKFGGSWPFIFIFIIVLVVWIILNSTQLLGKPFDRYPFILLNLALSCLAAIQAPVIMMSQNRQEARDREQANNDYKVNLKAEIEVNLLHEKMDYLINSQWQHLVEMQHIQIELLSELQEQVSEMNKKRE, translated from the coding sequence ATGACGAGACATACCCATGAAAAGCAAACAGAAGTGAATGAGATGCAGCTAAAAAATGTTGAAGAAGAAATTCGGCAATTCATTTTGAAACAGCGTCCAGATTTAACAGAAGATGCCAATATCCCTTTTCCGGAATTATTGAATTATCGATTGGATTATATGAAAATAATGATAAAAAGTGATTCTATGGTAATGGAAAAGCTAAATGAAACGATCGTTCAAAATATTAAAAATAATGAAACGATATCCAATAATTTGAATACGACTCTTGAAAAAAATCTAACTATTGGACAGAAGACAGCAGATGCTATCGCCAAATTTGGCGGCAGTTGGCCATTTATTTTTATCTTTATTATCGTTTTAGTTGTTTGGATCATCCTCAATTCAACGCAACTATTGGGGAAACCTTTTGATAGATATCCGTTTATTCTATTGAATCTTGCCTTGTCATGTTTAGCTGCGATTCAAGCGCCAGTTATTATGATGAGCCAAAATCGTCAAGAAGCAAGAGACCGTGAACAGGCAAACAATGACTATAAAGTAAATCTAAAAGCTGAAATCGAAGTCAATCTGCTACACGAAAAAATGGATTACTTGATCAATAGCCAATGGCAGCACTTAGTTGAGATGCAACATATTCAAATCGAATTACTAAGTGAACTGCAAGAGCAAGTAAGTGAAATGAATAAAAAAAGGGAATGA
- a CDS encoding peptide ABC transporter substrate-binding protein, with the protein MKKLIQSIIGMTVMVTIISGCSGTKQEEAAKTTPLRLMSASELTTLDTSVMLDFPDAIVQTAAFEGLYALDDKDQLIPAAAKEMPEISEDGKTYTIKLREDAKWSNDDPVTAKDFEYAWKKMIDPENGYVYSFLVKDTILNAEAISDGEKPVDELGVKAIDDQTLEVKLKEAKPYFTSVLAFPTFFPQNQKVVEELGTDYGTTSENVVYNGPFIVENWKQTDLSWDLKKNESYWDHENVKSDSIHYEVIKEASTALNLFEDGQLDVATITGELAKQNQSNPDYHSYPTATMNYIRLNQKRKGKDTPLKNENLRKALALGIDKENLVNNIIADGSKPLYGAVTEGFVSNPETGVDFREEAGDLMTYDEKAALSYWEQAKKELGDSITIDLMVTDDGSYKKMGESLQGSLEKLFSGLTINVTALPTETALNLSRESDYDMFLIYWTPDYQDPISTLNMLRSGNDRNYSNPTYDGLLDDASQKYATELQKRWETLIAAEKEAIEETAGMIIISQNQQSVLQNPQVKGLSYHTFAAPLTLKNVYKETK; encoded by the coding sequence ATGAAAAAATTAATTCAATCAATTATTGGAATGACTGTAATGGTGACGATCATTTCGGGATGTTCCGGAACAAAACAAGAAGAGGCGGCAAAAACAACACCGCTTCGTTTGATGTCGGCTTCTGAATTGACAACCTTAGATACTTCTGTAATGCTGGACTTTCCTGATGCCATTGTACAAACAGCGGCATTTGAAGGATTGTACGCTTTGGATGATAAAGATCAATTGATTCCCGCAGCTGCTAAGGAGATGCCGGAAATATCAGAAGATGGTAAAACTTATACGATCAAATTAAGAGAAGATGCAAAATGGAGCAATGATGATCCCGTAACAGCGAAAGATTTCGAATATGCCTGGAAAAAAATGATCGATCCAGAGAATGGCTATGTTTATAGTTTTTTAGTTAAGGACACGATTTTAAATGCAGAAGCTATTTCTGATGGAGAAAAGCCAGTTGATGAACTAGGCGTTAAAGCAATCGATGATCAGACATTAGAGGTGAAACTAAAAGAAGCAAAACCATACTTTACCTCAGTTTTAGCCTTTCCCACTTTTTTCCCGCAAAATCAGAAAGTTGTCGAAGAATTAGGAACAGATTATGGTACGACTAGTGAAAACGTTGTGTACAATGGTCCGTTCATTGTTGAAAACTGGAAACAGACCGATTTAAGCTGGGATCTAAAGAAAAATGAAAGCTACTGGGATCATGAAAATGTAAAATCGGATAGTATTCATTATGAAGTGATCAAGGAAGCGTCGACTGCTTTAAATTTATTTGAGGATGGTCAGTTGGATGTTGCAACGATCACAGGAGAACTAGCTAAACAAAACCAAAGTAATCCAGATTATCATTCCTATCCAACAGCAACAATGAACTATATTCGTTTAAATCAAAAACGAAAAGGGAAAGACACCCCATTAAAAAATGAAAATCTAAGAAAAGCTCTGGCACTTGGCATCGATAAAGAAAATCTAGTCAATAATATTATTGCGGATGGATCAAAACCTTTGTATGGCGCAGTAACAGAAGGTTTTGTCAGTAATCCTGAAACAGGCGTCGATTTTAGAGAAGAAGCTGGAGATTTGATGACCTATGACGAAAAAGCAGCGCTTAGTTATTGGGAACAAGCAAAAAAAGAACTAGGGGATAGCATCACGATCGACTTGATGGTAACCGACGATGGCTCGTATAAAAAAATGGGAGAAAGCTTACAGGGAAGCTTAGAAAAACTATTTTCTGGATTAACGATCAATGTTACTGCTTTACCAACAGAAACAGCTTTAAATTTGAGTAGAGAAAGTGATTACGATATGTTTCTGATTTATTGGACACCCGACTACCAAGATCCAATTTCCACATTAAATATGCTGCGAAGCGGAAATGACCGTAACTACTCAAATCCAACATATGATGGATTGTTGGATGACGCTTCACAAAAATATGCAACAGAGTTACAAAAACGCTGGGAAACATTGATTGCCGCCGAAAAGGAAGCAATCGAAGAAACTGCTGGGATGATCATAATCAGTCAAAACCAGCAATCTGTTTTACAAAATCCGCAGGTCAAGGGTCTGAGCTATCATACCTTTGCTGCACCGTTGACATTAAAAAATGTCTATAAAGAAACAAAATAA
- a CDS encoding cupin domain-containing protein gives MIIKPTLPQEMTIFFDTENQPNDKVQMGLIVLQPGEKRPLEGFARHEQDEYSYVVSGKAHTILEDGQDLVGKPGDAQLIEAGEGHINYNDGDEPAVVVWMLVERT, from the coding sequence ATGATCATTAAACCGACATTACCTCAAGAAATGACGATTTTTTTTGATACAGAAAATCAACCAAATGACAAAGTCCAAATGGGCTTGATTGTTTTACAACCAGGAGAAAAACGACCTCTAGAAGGATTTGCTAGACATGAGCAGGATGAATACTCTTATGTAGTATCAGGAAAAGCACATACGATCTTAGAAGATGGTCAAGATCTTGTAGGAAAACCAGGGGATGCACAATTGATCGAAGCAGGAGAGGGACATATTAATTATAATGACGGAGATGAGCCCGCTGTCGTTGTTTGGATGTTAGTTGAACGCACATAA